A single Marinitoga aeolica DNA region contains:
- a CDS encoding 5-formyltetrahydrofolate cyclo-ligase: MKDGIRKKILEKRLNLEEKLYNEYNFLIINKVFNFIKDFEFQSIAMYYPFRKEVNLLNLVELLKNRDILFPKIKGKSMQFIKVRNFDEFKKGKFGIMEPIGEYYDKEIDIFLVPGVAFDKKLYRLGYGGGYYDRYFSNHKKGFLIGVAFDFQILNELPIFEHDIKMDVIITEKRILKGEKI; the protein is encoded by the coding sequence ATGAAAGATGGGATAAGGAAAAAGATATTAGAAAAAAGATTAAATTTGGAGGAAAAGTTGTATAATGAATATAATTTTTTAATTATAAATAAAGTTTTTAATTTTATTAAAGATTTTGAATTCCAAAGCATAGCTATGTATTATCCATTTAGAAAAGAAGTAAATCTTTTGAATTTGGTTGAATTATTGAAAAACAGAGATATATTATTTCCAAAAATAAAAGGTAAAAGTATGCAATTTATAAAAGTTAGAAATTTTGATGAATTTAAAAAAGGAAAATTTGGTATAATGGAACCAATAGGTGAATATTATGATAAAGAAATAGATATATTTTTGGTACCTGGAGTAGCTTTTGATAAAAAACTATATAGGTTGGGGTATGGTGGAGGATATTATGATAGATATTTTTCAAATCATAAAAAAGGTTTTTTAATAGGAGTGGCTTTTGATTTTCAAATTTTAAACGAACTTCCAATTTTTGAACATGACATAAAAATGGATGTTATAATTACAGAAAAAAGAATTTTGAAGGGTGAAAAAATATGA